In Tsukamurella tyrosinosolvens, the genomic window CTCGATGGACGCGTCGGTGCTGTACCTGGCGATGCCCCATCTCACCGCCGCGCTGCATCCGACCTCGGCCGAGCAGTTGTGGATCCTCGACATCTACCCGTTCATGCTGGCCGGCCTGCTCATCACGATGGGCAACCTCGGCGACCGTTGGGGGCGCCGCCGCCTGATGACCTGGGGCGCCGGACTCTTCGGCACCGCTTCGGTGATCGCCGCCTTCGCGCCGTCACCCGAGCTGCTCATCGCCGCGCGTGCGCTCATGGGCGTCGGCGGCGCGACCCTGCTGCCCGCCAGCCTGGCGCTCATCGCCAACATCTTCCGCGACCCCAAGGCCCGCGGCGTCGCGATCGGCGTGTGGACCGCGGCCTTCTCGTTCGGCATGGCGGTCGGCCCGGTCATCGGCGGCGTGCTGCTGCACCACTTCTGGTGGGGCTCGGTGTTCCTCATCAACGCGCCCGTCTTCCTGGCCTTCCTGGTCGCCGGCCCCCTGCTGATCCCCGAGTTCCGCAGCGGCACCTCGACCCCCTTCGACCTCGCGGGCGTCGCGCTCTCGATGGCCGCGATCTTCCCCCTGGTCTACGCGGTGAAGGCGGCGGCGGGGCACGGCGTGGACGGCACCACGCTGGCCGTCGGCGCCGCCGGCGCGTTCATGCTGATCGCGTTCGTCGTGCAGCAGCGCCGCGCCGCCCATCCGCTGATCCCGTTCGACCTGTTCCGCAACCGGTACTTCACGATGGCCATCGCCGGCACCATCCTGGCGGTGTCGACGCTGAGCTCGATGTCCTATCTCACGGGCATCTACCTGCAGTCCGTCGTGGGCTTCGACGTGCTCGCGGCGGCCCTGCTGGGCCTGCCCGCCGCGGCGGTGGTGGCGTACTTCTCCATGCGCGCGCCGTGGATCGAGCAGTACCTCGGACGGCGCAGCACCTTCGTCGCCGCGCTCCTGTTCGCGGCCGCGGGCCAACTGCTGCTCGTCGGGCTCGGCACCGACGGCCCCGCGTGGCTGTACGTGCTCGGGACCGTCGTCGCCGGCGTCGGCTACGGCACGCTGTTCACGTTCGTCTCGGCGGTCGCCCTCGACGCCGCGCCGCGGGAGCGGGCGGGACAGGCCTCGGCGATGTCGGAGATGAGCTTCGAGCTCGGCACGGCCCTGGGGCTCGCGGTGCTCGGCTCCGTCGCCACCGCGGTGTTCACGCGGCACGACGGGATGGCGCGCACGCTCGGCGACACACTGTCCGTCGCGGACGGCATCGCCGGGCCCGACGGTGCCGCGCTCGCCGACGCCGCCCGCTCGGCCTGGGTGGACGCCGTCACCACGACCGTGGGCGTGTCCAGCGCACTGCTGGTCGTCACCGCGATCGCGGCCTTCGTCGTGATGCGCGACCGCACGCCTGCACCGGAGCCGGTGCACGCCTGAGTCGCGCGCGGGATCAGCGCGGCGTCAAGCGGAAGACGGGGATCACGCGGCCCTGCGCGGCCTGCTCGTACTCCGCGAAACCGCTCGACCGCGCGACGAACCGCGCCCAGGCCTCGTCCCGCGCGGCTCCGGTCAGCTCGGTGGCGGTGACCTGCGCCGTGGAGATCCCGCCCTCGTCGTTCGGGTACTCGATCTCGATGTCCGGGTGGGCCTTGAGGTTGTGATACCAGGCGGGGTTCTTCGGCGAGCCGCCCGCGGAGGCCGGCAGCAGCCAGCCCTCGTCGTCGTGGATCGCGGCCAGCGGGTTCACCCGCGGCTCGCCGGATTTGGCGCCCGTGCTGTGGACGAGCGCAAGCGCCCGGCCGAAGCCCATGGCCGTCACGGTGCCGTTGTTGGCGCGGAATTCGTCGATGATGCCCTGATTGAAGTCGCTCACGGCTTCATCATGCGCCCGCACCCGCGCCATCGCCACCGAAGGTTCGCTCGTGGAGTCGCTCATCGGACCATCATCCGCCCCCGTAGGGTCGGGTGCTGTGCAATCACTCGATCCGTGGCGGTCGGCCCTCGAGCGCTGGGACCTCTCCCCCGACGGTGCGCCCTTCGCGACGCCCGGCAGCGACCTGCTGCCCGTCCGGTCGCGGGGCCGCGCCGCGATGCTCAAGCGCGCGAACACCCCTGAGGAGCGGGCGGGCGCGGCGGTGCTGCGATGGTGGGGCGGCGACGGCGCCGCCGAGGTCTTCGCGCACGAGGGCGACACGGTGCTGATGGAGCGTGCCACCGGTCCCGGCGACCTCATGGCGATGGCGCTGGGCGGCCGCGACGACGAGGCCACCCGGATCCTCTGCGGCACAGTCGAACACCTGCACCGACCCCGTCCGGGCGCTCCCGACGCCGACCTGGTCCCGCTGCGGGAGTGGTTCGCCTCGCTCGCAGCCGTCCGCGGCGCGGATCACCGGTACCGGCGGTCCTGGGAGGCGGCCGAGGCGCTGCTCGCGGCCCCGCGCGACGAGGTGGTCCTGCACGGGGACGTGCATCACGACAACGTCCTGGACTTCGGCGAGCGGGGTTGGCTCGCCATCGACCCGAAGTGCGTCGTCGGCGAGCGCGGCTACGACTACGCCAACCTCCTGACCAATCCCGACCTGCCGACCGCAGCGGATCCCGCTCGCTTCGCGCGCCAGCTCGACGTCGTCGTCGCGGAGTCCGGCGTGCCGCGGGAGCGCCTGCTGCGGTGGGTGCTCGCCTTCGCCGGCCTGTCGGCCGCGTGGTTCGACGAGGACGGCGAGACGGAGGAACGGGACCGCGATTTCGCCGTCGCGGATCTCGCGGCCGCGCACCTGCTGGAGGCGGCGTCGTGACCGGCGGCCTCCCGGTCGTCCTGCTGCACGGATGGCCGGTCACGGACCTGCATTGGCGTCACCTGGCGCCGCGCCTGCGCGCCGCGGGATTCGATCCACTCCCGATCACGCTGCCCGGCTTCGGTTCCGGTGCCGACAGCGGCACCGACTTCCGCAAGAGCGCGCTGGCGGCCCGGGTGAGTGCGCGGCTCGCCGCGGCGGGCATCGCGCGGTGCGCCGTCGTCGGCCACGACTGGGGAGGCACCGTCGCCGTGCACCTCGCGGCCGCGGCACCCGAGACCGTCTCCGCGCTCGTCGTCGAGGAGGAGGTCCTGCCCGGGATCGACGTGGCCGTCCCTGCGCCCGGCAGCGAGCACTATCCGGATTGGCACGGCGCGTTCAACCGGGCACCGGGACTCGCCGAGAGCCTCGTCCCCGGGCGGGAGGACGCGTTCTACGGCGCTTTCCTACGGGAGAGCGCCGGGCCCGCGGGGCTCGATCCGGTCGCGCTGGCGGCGTACGTGGATGCGTACCGCCCCACCGAGGTTCACCTCGCCGGCCTCGCGCACTACCGCACGCGCGCGCTCGATCTGGCCGATGTGGAAGTGCTGCGCGCGCACCCGATCGCCGCTCCCGCGCTGGCGATCGGCGGACGGTACGCGATGGGCACCGCCGTCGCGGAAGGGCTGCGTCCGGTCGCTTCCGACGTCCGCGGCGCGGTCCTGCCGGAGTCGGGCCACTACCCGGCGGAGCAGGAGCCGGAGCGGACCGCCGACGTCGTCATCGATTTCCTGCGGCGGCACGCGGGCCCGTGACCTCGCCGGCGGTGTCGATCACCTCGTCGAGCACCTCGCGCGCCCGCTGGAGGTCGCGGATGCCCGCGTCGATGCGGTCGCGCTCCGCGCGGAGGGTGGCGGCGAGCCACGGCGTCGCGGACTCGTTCGGCGACCCGTCCTCGTCGTGGATGCACGGCAGCAGCTGGGCGATCACGCCGCTGGCGAGCCCTGCGGCGAACAGTTCCTGGATGCGCACCACCCGATCGACGGCCCGCTCGGGATAGACCCGTTGCCCGGCGGCGGTACGCGTGGCCGCGAGCAGGCCCTTCTCCTCGTAGTACCGCAGCGAGCGCACGCTCACCCCGGTGCGCTCCGCGAGTTCGCCGATCCGCATCGCTTGCCCCTCACATCAGTGTCAGGTTCTAGCGTACGGACATGTCGCTCTTCACGCCGTACCGCAGCCACACCCTCGACCTCCCGCATCGGATCGTCATGGCGCCGATGACGCGCCTGCGCTCCGAGCCCGACGGCTCCCCCACCGCGGACGTCGTCGACTACTACCGGCAGCGCGCCGGGGCGGCGCTGATCGTCACCGAGGGGATGTGGCCGCACTCCTCCGGGCAGAGCGAGGCGTGGGTGCCCGGGCTCGCGACGGACCGCCACCAGCGTGCCTGGGCGCGGGTCGTCGACGCCGTCCACGCCGAGGGCGGCCGGATCGTCGCGCAGCTCATGCACGGCGGGCGCAAGGGGCACCCGGCCGCCCGGATCGACGGCTCGGTGCCCGCGGGACCGTCGGCGGTGCCCGACGGCGACGTGCTGCACCTGATCGACGGCTCCAAGGCGGCGTGGCCGCGCCCCGCGGCGATGTCGATCGCCGAGATCGAGGACGCCGTCGGGCAGTACGCGGCGTCGGCCCGCCGCGCGCTGGCGGCCGGCTTCGACGGCGTCGAACTGCACGGCGCCAACAGCTACCTGATCCACCAGTTCCTCGCCGACAACACGAACCTCCGCGACGACCGCTACGGCGGGTCCG contains:
- a CDS encoding aminoglycoside phosphotransferase family protein, encoding MQSLDPWRSALERWDLSPDGAPFATPGSDLLPVRSRGRAAMLKRANTPEERAGAAVLRWWGGDGAAEVFAHEGDTVLMERATGPGDLMAMALGGRDDEATRILCGTVEHLHRPRPGAPDADLVPLREWFASLAAVRGADHRYRRSWEAAEALLAAPRDEVVLHGDVHHDNVLDFGERGWLAIDPKCVVGERGYDYANLLTNPDLPTAADPARFARQLDVVVAESGVPRERLLRWVLAFAGLSAAWFDEDGETEERDRDFAVADLAAAHLLEAAS
- a CDS encoding MerR family transcriptional regulator gives rise to the protein MRIGELAERTGVSVRSLRYYEEKGLLAATRTAAGQRVYPERAVDRVVRIQELFAAGLASGVIAQLLPCIHDEDGSPNESATPWLAATLRAERDRIDAGIRDLQRAREVLDEVIDTAGEVTGPRAAAGNR
- a CDS encoding MFS transporter, which produces MSTTPRRAWAGLAALLLPVFLVSMDASVLYLAMPHLTAALHPTSAEQLWILDIYPFMLAGLLITMGNLGDRWGRRRLMTWGAGLFGTASVIAAFAPSPELLIAARALMGVGGATLLPASLALIANIFRDPKARGVAIGVWTAAFSFGMAVGPVIGGVLLHHFWWGSVFLINAPVFLAFLVAGPLLIPEFRSGTSTPFDLAGVALSMAAIFPLVYAVKAAAGHGVDGTTLAVGAAGAFMLIAFVVQQRRAAHPLIPFDLFRNRYFTMAIAGTILAVSTLSSMSYLTGIYLQSVVGFDVLAAALLGLPAAAVVAYFSMRAPWIEQYLGRRSTFVAALLFAAAGQLLLVGLGTDGPAWLYVLGTVVAGVGYGTLFTFVSAVALDAAPRERAGQASAMSEMSFELGTALGLAVLGSVATAVFTRHDGMARTLGDTLSVADGIAGPDGAALADAARSAWVDAVTTTVGVSSALLVVTAIAAFVVMRDRTPAPEPVHA
- a CDS encoding alpha/beta fold hydrolase — translated: MTGGLPVVLLHGWPVTDLHWRHLAPRLRAAGFDPLPITLPGFGSGADSGTDFRKSALAARVSARLAAAGIARCAVVGHDWGGTVAVHLAAAAPETVSALVVEEEVLPGIDVAVPAPGSEHYPDWHGAFNRAPGLAESLVPGREDAFYGAFLRESAGPAGLDPVALAAYVDAYRPTEVHLAGLAHYRTRALDLADVEVLRAHPIAAPALAIGGRYAMGTAVAEGLRPVASDVRGAVLPESGHYPAEQEPERTADVVIDFLRRHAGP
- a CDS encoding nitroreductase/quinone reductase family protein, whose protein sequence is MSDFNQGIIDEFRANNGTVTAMGFGRALALVHSTGAKSGEPRVNPLAAIHDDEGWLLPASAGGSPKNPAWYHNLKAHPDIEIEYPNDEGGISTAQVTATELTGAARDEAWARFVARSSGFAEYEQAAQGRVIPVFRLTPR
- a CDS encoding alkene reductase, encoding MSLFTPYRSHTLDLPHRIVMAPMTRLRSEPDGSPTADVVDYYRQRAGAALIVTEGMWPHSSGQSEAWVPGLATDRHQRAWARVVDAVHAEGGRIVAQLMHGGRKGHPAARIDGSVPAGPSAVPDGDVLHLIDGSKAAWPRPAAMSIAEIEDAVGQYAASARRALAAGFDGVELHGANSYLIHQFLADNTNLRDDRYGGSAENRMRFALEVVDAVSDVVGAARTAIRLSPGNPQFSMVERDPADLYRGLVDDLGRRGLMYLHLTDNDDYAALADLRPRFDGTVVANVGENRVPTSAPAAERALADGADLVSFGRAFIANPDLVERIRRGLPLAPIREDVLYGRTAEGYSDYPCAAVSAGGDR